GGTGATGGACAGATTCGGTGAGGGCGTTGTGATGATAGGATTGGTGTCATATTTTCGCTATTCATGGATGCTTTATTTCGTGGTTGCAGGACTCATCGGCTCAATGCTTGTAAGCTATACCCGCGCACGCGGCGAGGGAGTCGGCATCGTCTGTAAAAAAGGACCGATGCAAAGACCCGAGCGTATCGTCTATTTGGGGGTAGCGTCCGTATTTCAACCGATCGCCAATTATTTTTTACGAGAAACAAGCCTTGCTTACGAACCTATCCTAGTGATCGCCGCCATCATTTTAATAGGCGTTATGACGAACATTACCGCCATCTATAGAATGGTATATATAATGAACGGCCTCGATACGGAGGATAAAAAGGACGGAATTGACTCGATCCCTCAAGTTCTAATGAAGTGGTCGACCCCCGAGGGCAGGGCCGAATGGATGGAAAAGGTCCGTCAGAGGCATCATTTAAAGTAACGGTCTATGAATAAGCTTATCGAAGAAGCCCTAAAGGCAAGAAAAAAGGCATATGCGCCGTACTCCAGATTCAAGGTAGGTGCGGCGCTTGAGGCATTGAACGGTAAGATATACACAGGATGCAATGTCGAAAACGCGTCATATGGGCTTAGCGTATGCGCTGAACGGACGGCAATCTTTAAGGCGGTGTCGGAAGGCGCGACCAAATTTAGGAGAATAGCCATAGCGACAGGCGCTATTAAGGCGTTAACA
This window of the Deltaproteobacteria bacterium CG11_big_fil_rev_8_21_14_0_20_49_13 genome carries:
- the cdd gene encoding cytidine deaminase, encoding MNKLIEEALKARKKAYAPYSRFKVGAALEALNGKIYTGCNVENASYGLSVCAERTAIFKAVSEGATKFRRIAIATGAIKALTPPCGACRQILAEFNPRLEIILANSNGRIKKANLKKLMPDPFLPASLKKGSSRI